A genomic segment from Bacteroidales bacterium encodes:
- a CDS encoding bacteriohemerythrin: protein MAAKFFRNLNINGQMLIFVLGTTMLIFILSIVYVSYSSRHMAYNESVTLVKTVSKSSALQVENELNKSMDVVRTMAQMYSVYNYLPEEQWKGLFIKMYKNVFKDNSQFYKLWDSWELKAIDSTYTKDHGRYVVTYFRENGNIRHQTNLRSLEGDPTIYAKIKKETTELIWEPYWDQFSEDVGTKKFMTSLSVPMIIGGEYTGIVAVDITMDKIQEDVEKIKPFDESYAFLLSAEGVFVSYPDKEFIGKTFAAQMPEIESKYNITDKIKRGENIDLVLHDPLTGKNVLMVFNRVQIGKTTTPWSIAITVPIEVIMSKANRGFVISMIVALIGLIILFVVIFRISRSISKSMQHTTQLLKKMSLGEIDSVEQLKTNRADEIGQMTESLNKLIEGLNRTAHFAKEIGKGNLEQEFQPLGNGDVLGNALLDMRKSLKTAAEEEEKRKEEGEKQRWATEGLAKFGEILRNNSNDLKKLSFQLMSNLVNYLEANQGALFVINDDNEEDVYFEITSAIAYNREKLVKKRIKIGEDLVGRCAHERMTIYMTDIPEDYIEITSGMGTANPRCLVLVPVLLNDEVYGIIEIASFKNIEKHQIEFLEKIGESVASTISSVRVNEKTQKLLLQSQQQREELSAQEEEMRQNLEELQATQEESLRKEFEMRGLVRALSTSTCTVEYDLDGRITSVNEGMAQLLGVNPDQIVGAYHKDGSDFKNLTPEEYEIFWSSLKNGVTQKRVTHFVHNGRDIYLSETYTPILNDDDVPYKILKIGFEITDLQKRDFEAKKSEKEIIKLKNEIETQSELIEKLENEVEELKQSVDNQVDAKPDKDTQETNAKDKGKLAPLVPEGEPFIEKSPELETGINEIDEQHSRIITLVNQLYEAFIAERSKKEIREIIKNLSDFSSYHFNTEERYFKQFGYEKASEHQQSHNLFTDELAKFRKAYQAGKSFDIKEFMLFLQNWILKHFSTDDQDFVELFIQNGL, encoded by the coding sequence ATGGCTGCAAAGTTTTTCAGAAATCTAAATATCAACGGACAGATGTTGATATTTGTACTAGGGACTACAATGTTGATTTTTATACTTTCAATAGTGTACGTCAGCTACAGTTCACGGCATATGGCATATAACGAATCTGTAACATTGGTAAAAACCGTTTCTAAATCATCGGCTTTACAAGTAGAAAATGAGCTTAATAAAAGTATGGATGTAGTTCGAACAATGGCACAAATGTACAGTGTCTACAACTATTTACCTGAAGAACAGTGGAAAGGGTTATTCATTAAAATGTATAAAAATGTTTTTAAAGACAATTCACAATTTTATAAACTTTGGGACAGCTGGGAACTAAAAGCAATAGACTCAACATATACAAAAGATCACGGAAGATACGTAGTCACTTACTTTCGTGAAAACGGCAATATTAGACACCAAACAAATTTAAGAAGTTTGGAGGGAGACCCTACAATATATGCAAAAATCAAAAAAGAAACTACGGAATTGATATGGGAACCATACTGGGATCAGTTTTCCGAAGATGTTGGTACTAAAAAATTTATGACATCGCTTTCCGTACCGATGATAATTGGTGGGGAATATACTGGTATTGTAGCCGTAGATATCACTATGGATAAAATTCAGGAAGATGTTGAGAAAATAAAGCCTTTCGACGAGAGCTACGCTTTTCTCTTATCAGCAGAAGGAGTGTTTGTTAGCTATCCTGACAAAGAGTTTATTGGCAAAACTTTTGCCGCTCAAATGCCTGAAATAGAAAGCAAATACAATATTACCGATAAAATTAAACGTGGTGAGAATATAGATTTGGTGTTGCATGATCCGCTAACTGGCAAAAATGTTTTAATGGTTTTTAATCGTGTTCAAATAGGGAAAACCACCACACCTTGGTCAATTGCGATTACAGTTCCAATTGAAGTTATAATGAGCAAAGCAAATCGAGGTTTTGTAATCAGTATGATTGTTGCCCTGATAGGATTAATTATTCTGTTTGTAGTTATTTTTAGAATCTCTAGAAGCATCAGTAAATCAATGCAACACACTACACAATTGCTGAAAAAAATGTCTTTAGGAGAGATAGATTCAGTTGAACAACTAAAAACAAACAGAGCTGATGAAATTGGACAAATGACTGAATCCTTAAATAAACTTATAGAAGGATTAAACAGAACTGCTCACTTTGCAAAAGAGATCGGAAAGGGTAATTTAGAACAGGAATTTCAGCCTTTAGGAAATGGTGATGTTCTTGGCAACGCACTTTTAGATATGCGAAAAAGCCTAAAAACAGCTGCAGAAGAAGAAGAAAAACGAAAAGAAGAAGGCGAAAAACAAAGATGGGCAACGGAGGGTCTTGCAAAATTTGGCGAAATTTTAAGAAATAACAGTAACGATTTGAAAAAACTCTCGTTCCAACTAATGTCAAACCTTGTCAACTACCTAGAAGCAAATCAAGGTGCCTTATTTGTTATAAACGACGATAATGAAGAAGATGTTTATTTTGAAATAACAAGCGCAATTGCCTATAATCGTGAAAAGCTTGTAAAAAAACGTATAAAAATTGGTGAAGATTTAGTTGGTCGTTGTGCTCACGAGCGCATGACAATTTATATGACCGATATTCCTGAAGATTATATTGAAATAACCTCAGGAATGGGAACAGCAAACCCAAGATGTTTAGTTTTAGTGCCCGTTTTGCTGAATGATGAAGTGTACGGAATAATTGAAATTGCATCATTCAAAAACATTGAAAAGCATCAAATAGAATTCCTTGAAAAGATTGGTGAGAGCGTGGCTTCAACAATCTCGAGTGTTCGTGTAAACGAAAAAACGCAAAAGCTCCTTCTTCAATCACAACAACAGCGTGAAGAGCTTTCTGCACAAGAGGAGGAAATGCGTCAAAACCTTGAAGAATTACAAGCCACGCAAGAAGAATCTCTACGAAAAGAGTTTGAAATGCGCGGTTTAGTTAGGGCATTAAGTACTTCCACGTGTACAGTAGAATATGATCTTGACGGCAGGATAACGTCAGTTAATGAGGGTATGGCACAGCTTTTAGGAGTAAATCCAGATCAAATTGTTGGAGCATACCATAAAGACGGTTCCGATTTCAAAAACCTTACTCCAGAAGAATACGAGATTTTCTGGAGTAGTTTAAAAAACGGTGTTACCCAAAAAAGGGTCACACACTTCGTACACAATGGACGAGATATATATCTATCTGAAACGTACACCCCAATACTCAATGACGACGATGTGCCATATAAAATTTTAAAAATTGGTTTTGAAATAACCGATTTGCAGAAAAGAGATTTTGAAGCCAAAAAGTCAGAAAAAGAGATAATCAAATTAAAAAATGAAATTGAAACACAAAGCGAACTAATTGAAAAATTAGAAAATGAAGTCGAGGAATTAAAACAATCTGTGGATAATCAAGTAGATGCCAAACCCGATAAAGATACTCAAGAAACAAATGCCAAAGACAAAGGCAAACTTGCTCCTTTAGTTCCAGAAGGAGAACCTTTTATTGAAAAATCACCAGAATTAGAGACTGGAATAAACGAAATAGACGAACAACACAGTCGCATTATAACATTGGTCAACCAACTTTATGAAGCATTTATCGCTGAACGTTCCAAAAAAGAGATAAGAGAAATAATTAAAAATTTATCGGATTTTTCGTCATATCATTTCAACACAGAAGAGCGATACTTTAAACAGTTTGGTTATGAAAAAGCTTCTGAACATCAGCAAAGTCATAATTTATTTACTGACGAGCTAGCTAAGTTCAGAAAAGCTTATCAAGCCGGAAAATCTTTTGATATAAAAGAATTTATGTTATTCTTGCAAAACTGGATATTAAAGCACTTTAGCACAGATGATCAGGATTTTGTTGAGTTATTTATCCAAAACGGTC